A single region of the Salicibibacter cibi genome encodes:
- a CDS encoding D-alanyl-D-alanine carboxypeptidase family protein, producing MRHFFRVIILVAIFAASSLFLFSSQMIEETATELSEKNGGSVKRSLITPMGSNAVQTEAEAAILLDGDTGNVLWQKNATEPLPPASMSKVMTMYLILESLENEEMDVEDDVNISEVAEATGGASIYLQEGSVLSVADLFQAIAIVSANDASVALAEYVAGSEEAFIERMNEKARELGMSQDANFINASGMPHETFNYESKMTALDTALLGYHLLHDYPDIISLTKQPTLSLSYRNQVLPNTNELLASEEVETTIDGKDIDQSSNFPEVDGLKTGYTRGAGYSFIGTSEQHGKRLIAVVMRTDSVEDRFEETQKILKAGFEHVHNDLRAERD from the coding sequence ATGCGGCATTTTTTTCGTGTTATCATTCTAGTCGCCATTTTTGCAGCTTCGTCTTTATTTTTGTTTTCCTCTCAAATGATTGAAGAAACCGCAACGGAATTATCGGAGAAGAACGGAGGATCAGTGAAGAGATCCTTGATTACACCGATGGGGTCCAATGCTGTTCAGACAGAGGCAGAAGCGGCGATTCTTTTAGACGGCGATACAGGCAATGTCCTTTGGCAAAAAAATGCAACTGAACCGTTGCCGCCGGCAAGCATGTCAAAAGTGATGACGATGTATTTGATCTTGGAATCGCTTGAAAACGAAGAGATGGATGTCGAAGACGATGTGAATATTAGCGAAGTTGCCGAAGCAACCGGAGGAGCCAGTATCTATCTCCAGGAAGGATCTGTTTTGTCGGTTGCGGATCTTTTTCAGGCAATAGCGATTGTCTCTGCCAACGATGCCTCGGTGGCGCTGGCTGAATATGTGGCCGGGAGCGAGGAAGCTTTTATCGAGCGCATGAACGAAAAGGCAAGAGAACTAGGGATGTCTCAAGATGCAAACTTCATCAATGCCAGCGGCATGCCTCATGAAACATTCAATTATGAATCCAAAATGACAGCCTTGGATACGGCATTGCTCGGTTATCATTTGCTCCATGATTATCCGGACATCATAAGTCTTACAAAACAACCGACGTTAAGCCTCTCATATAGAAACCAGGTATTGCCAAACACCAATGAACTCTTGGCGAGTGAAGAAGTGGAGACCACTATAGATGGGAAGGATATCGATCAGTCTTCAAATTTTCCCGAAGTGGATGGATTAAAAACAGGCTATACCCGTGGGGCAGGATACTCATTCATCGGCACTTCCGAACAACACGGAAAACGATTAATCGCCGTTGTTATGCGTACCGACTCTGTTGAGGATCGTTTTGAAGAAACGCAAAAGATATTGAAAGCCGGATTTGAACATGTACATAACGACCTTAGGGCTGAGCGTGATTAA
- a CDS encoding DUF429 domain-containing protein, protein MHNRFFENKTTNMMPTKVIGIGWDVGGWMGNNHGIAICVWDRITNTVDWIGVPNEIAIPSSGISFHHLIHAVDPTFTFDKHSLLIIGIDAPLGYPKTFTRFINGESISLEKPDREIENPLAYRYTDQVIYEKFGKKPLSATFDRIGNNSTVAIYHARKWQKENNFKVYPMGKPDKEDQKMMIEVYPALVKASKTSEADTFLNKYLPSNVQPGTDAYDACICALYAIAFGTNGLLLPALAHPSEHAKKLAKEEGWIYYLEKR, encoded by the coding sequence ATGCATAACCGCTTTTTTGAAAACAAAACGACCAATATGATGCCCACTAAAGTAATCGGCATCGGTTGGGATGTAGGAGGATGGATGGGGAACAACCACGGGATTGCAATTTGTGTGTGGGACCGGATAACCAATACCGTTGATTGGATAGGTGTGCCGAACGAAATCGCGATCCCAAGCAGCGGGATATCATTTCATCATTTAATACATGCGGTTGATCCTACTTTCACGTTTGACAAGCATAGCCTACTTATCATTGGCATCGATGCCCCACTTGGTTACCCGAAGACATTCACGCGGTTCATTAACGGAGAATCAATATCGCTAGAAAAACCGGATAGAGAAATAGAAAATCCTCTTGCTTATCGCTATACTGATCAAGTGATTTATGAAAAGTTTGGAAAAAAACCGCTATCTGCTACTTTTGACCGGATTGGAAATAACTCGACCGTCGCAATATATCACGCAAGGAAGTGGCAAAAAGAGAACAACTTCAAGGTTTATCCAATGGGCAAACCGGATAAAGAAGATCAAAAAATGATGATTGAAGTGTATCCTGCATTGGTGAAAGCATCGAAAACGTCGGAAGCAGACACATTTTTAAATAAATATTTACCCTCCAATGTCCAGCCGGGAACAGACGCCTACGATGCTTGTATTTGTGCCCTTTATGCCATTGCTTTCGGCACAAACGGCTTGTTATTGCCTGCGCTGGCACACCCTTCGGAGCATGCAAAAAAACTGGCGAAAGAAGAAGGATGGATTTATTATCTCGAAAAGAGGTGA
- a CDS encoding protein-L-isoaspartate(D-aspartate) O-methyltransferase, whose protein sequence is MTSLEKEIIRYFEQLDRGYFMDENKELAFWDQAFSIGYGQTISQPTLVLKMTLELDLFPESRVLEVGTGSGFQTALLAAFSASVYTVERIGSLHEQAKERLGEAEFTNIHFKHGDGNQGWKENAPFDRIMVTAAAPDVPESLIGQLKNGGKMIIPIGSPHSQNLMLIEKDGEGEISSSAIEPVVFVGLVGGEE, encoded by the coding sequence TTGACGAGTCTGGAAAAAGAAATCATCCGCTATTTTGAACAATTGGACCGCGGTTATTTTATGGATGAAAATAAAGAATTAGCCTTCTGGGATCAGGCATTTTCCATTGGTTATGGACAAACCATTTCACAACCGACGCTTGTTCTAAAAATGACGTTGGAACTGGACCTGTTTCCTGAATCCAGAGTATTGGAAGTTGGCACGGGCTCCGGTTTTCAAACTGCTTTACTCGCAGCATTTTCTGCGTCCGTCTATACCGTGGAACGCATTGGTTCCTTGCATGAGCAGGCAAAAGAAAGGCTAGGAGAAGCGGAATTTACAAACATACATTTTAAACACGGGGATGGAAACCAGGGTTGGAAAGAAAACGCTCCTTTTGATCGAATCATGGTGACAGCTGCTGCTCCCGACGTTCCGGAGTCACTCATCGGGCAGTTAAAGAATGGCGGAAAGATGATTATTCCTATCGGGAGTCCGCATAGCCAGAACTTGATGTTAATCGAAAAGGACGGAGAAGGTGAGATTTCGTCCAGTGCTATCGAACCGGTGGTGTTTGTAGGATTAGTGGGTGGAGAGGAGTAA
- a CDS encoding FAD-binding dehydrogenase produces the protein MNADVIVAGAGLAGLVATAELADAGKKVLLLDQEPETSFGGQAWWSFGGLFLIDSPEQRRMGIKDSKKLAWQDWMEAASFDREKDEDYWGKQWAEAYLTFAAGEKREWLRNMGIRFFPVVSWAERGGSLAEGHGNSLPRFHITWGTGPGLVEPFARSVREHMKNGRVVFHSRHRVDELMIHNGAVVGVCGSKLAPSNVSRGEESSREIIGDFEYRSEAVLVSSGGIGANFDLIRQNWPSHLGEPPKRMISGVPAHVDGRMLTITENAGGRIVNRDRMWHYTEGIQNWNPVWPKHGIRILPGPSSIWLDARGRRLPAPNFPGFDTLATLEAIQQSGYDYSWFILTEKIIEKEFALSGSEQNPDLTNKSFTQVLSRVKSGAPAPVQAFKDKGEDFIVADTLKALVSGMNNLVDEKLLNAEEIEKQIRARDRALENKFTKDLQMKALRDARTYFGEKISRVATPHSILDPKNGPLIAVRLNILSRKTLGGLQTNLSGAVLNKAGNAIPGLYAAGEVSGFGGGGVHGYRSLEGTFLGGCLFTGRTAGRAIADDLG, from the coding sequence ATGAATGCTGATGTCATTGTCGCTGGAGCCGGACTTGCGGGTTTGGTCGCAACGGCCGAACTGGCGGATGCGGGGAAAAAAGTATTGCTTCTGGATCAAGAGCCGGAAACTTCCTTCGGCGGCCAAGCCTGGTGGTCATTTGGCGGCTTATTTTTAATCGATTCACCGGAGCAACGTCGCATGGGCATTAAGGATTCTAAGAAGCTGGCATGGCAGGATTGGATGGAGGCAGCGAGTTTCGACCGCGAAAAGGATGAAGATTATTGGGGGAAACAGTGGGCAGAAGCTTATCTGACCTTCGCAGCCGGGGAAAAACGTGAATGGCTACGTAACATGGGCATTCGTTTTTTTCCAGTCGTCAGTTGGGCGGAACGCGGGGGATCCCTTGCCGAAGGCCATGGAAATAGCCTCCCCCGTTTTCACATTACGTGGGGAACAGGCCCAGGACTGGTCGAGCCTTTCGCACGAAGCGTGCGCGAGCATATGAAAAACGGAAGGGTTGTTTTCCATTCGCGTCACCGTGTTGACGAGCTTATGATCCATAACGGTGCGGTTGTAGGCGTATGTGGTTCCAAACTCGCACCGAGTAACGTTTCCCGCGGAGAAGAAAGTTCACGGGAAATAATCGGAGATTTTGAATACCGATCTGAAGCTGTGCTCGTATCGAGCGGAGGCATTGGTGCGAACTTTGACTTGATCCGTCAAAATTGGCCGAGCCATCTCGGTGAACCTCCCAAGCGTATGATCTCAGGTGTGCCAGCCCATGTGGATGGACGCATGCTGACCATTACGGAAAATGCAGGTGGACGTATTGTCAACCGCGATCGTATGTGGCATTACACGGAAGGGATTCAAAACTGGAATCCGGTTTGGCCTAAGCACGGCATTCGTATTCTACCGGGACCTTCTTCGATTTGGCTGGATGCCCGAGGGCGCCGTTTACCGGCACCCAATTTCCCGGGCTTTGACACGTTGGCCACACTAGAGGCGATCCAACAGAGCGGCTATGACTACTCCTGGTTTATTTTAACGGAAAAGATCATTGAAAAAGAGTTTGCCTTATCGGGATCGGAACAAAATCCCGACTTAACCAATAAAAGCTTTACACAGGTGTTAAGCCGTGTGAAATCCGGAGCACCCGCTCCTGTACAAGCGTTTAAGGACAAGGGCGAGGATTTTATCGTTGCCGATACGTTGAAAGCACTCGTCTCCGGGATGAACAATCTTGTCGATGAAAAGCTATTAAATGCAGAAGAAATTGAAAAGCAAATTCGTGCGCGGGATCGTGCGTTGGAGAACAAATTTACGAAAGACTTGCAAATGAAGGCGCTTCGTGACGCTCGTACGTATTTCGGTGAAAAAATTAGCCGCGTGGCTACACCACATAGCATACTCGATCCGAAAAACGGTCCGTTGATCGCGGTACGCCTGAACATCCTCAGCCGTAAAACGTTAGGTGGACTGCAAACGAATCTATCAGGAGCTGTATTAAACAAAGCAGGGAATGCGATTCCCGGACTTTATGCCGCGGGAGAAGTCTCCGGATTCGGAGGCGGCGGCGTCCATGGATACCGATCACTGGAAGGAACATTTCTCGGTGGATGTCTGTTTACCGGTCGCACGGCAGGTCGTGCGATCGCGGACGATCTTGGATGA
- a CDS encoding ketopantoate reductase family protein, producing MTIRNVVMIGIGAVGSVYSKLLQRNPKINLQCVMDPERKRRYENEGIYVNNERVPLAYKTVEELVQPVDLFIFCVKNPQMEAALDLIESLVNEQSLFLSLLNGIDSENMIAGRFGRENVLYGLANGIDATKEGQKIEYTHPGILYFGEKRNDKLSSRVETLKAMFDKAEIPNAIPEDMERQLWHKFMVNTGINPVTAIMRATHGMLRDSEELMGLTKSAMREVVQIAKAKEISLTARDIDDFFEEVWTKVGYDGKSSMLQDIEAGRKTENDFFAKRVMELGKEYSIDTPINESLYAMVKYLEKQ from the coding sequence ATGACCATACGTAACGTTGTAATGATAGGTATTGGTGCCGTCGGTTCTGTGTATTCAAAGTTATTGCAAAGAAATCCGAAGATAAATCTTCAGTGTGTGATGGATCCAGAGCGTAAGCGTCGTTATGAAAATGAGGGCATTTATGTAAATAATGAACGTGTTCCATTGGCATACAAGACGGTTGAAGAATTAGTTCAACCTGTTGATTTATTTATTTTTTGTGTAAAAAATCCGCAAATGGAAGCTGCACTCGATTTGATTGAATCGCTTGTGAACGAGCAAAGTTTGTTTTTATCGTTGTTAAATGGTATCGATAGTGAAAATATGATTGCTGGTCGTTTCGGAAGAGAAAACGTGCTTTACGGCTTGGCGAATGGCATAGATGCAACGAAGGAAGGGCAAAAGATCGAGTATACACATCCTGGCATTTTATATTTTGGCGAAAAACGAAACGATAAGTTGTCCTCGCGGGTAGAGACGCTCAAAGCAATGTTTGATAAAGCGGAAATTCCGAATGCAATTCCAGAAGATATGGAACGCCAGCTTTGGCATAAATTCATGGTAAACACAGGCATAAACCCTGTAACCGCTATTATGAGGGCGACACATGGCATGCTTCGGGATTCTGAAGAGCTGATGGGTCTTACAAAAAGTGCGATGCGTGAAGTCGTACAAATTGCAAAAGCAAAAGAAATTTCATTGACAGCAAGAGACATTGACGACTTTTTCGAGGAAGTATGGACGAAGGTAGGGTACGACGGAAAATCTTCGATGCTTCAAGATATTGAAGCAGGACGAAAAACCGAAAATGACTTTTTCGCGAAGAGGGTTATGGAACTGGGAAAAGAATACAGCATCGACACGCCGATAAATGAGAGTTTATATGCGATGGTGAAGTATCTGGAAAAGCAATGA